From the genome of Halorussus caseinilyticus, one region includes:
- a CDS encoding class I SAM-dependent methyltransferase yields the protein MSRFDFGRNWDTFLAHLDEERIERATRELRSRFGTETLDGETFLDFGCGSGLFSLAAHRLGADRIVSLDYDADSVDCCRRLRANVDADDWDVRRADLLDTDEIRALDEFDYVYCWGVAHHTGDMWRAIDNLTRLVADGGTLCLGLYQRRDSGLWNSHRARRLKRFYNDAPAPVRTLLVLGWGSAVLAYRTVRLGENPVRHVREYEENRGMSFWTDVRDWVGGYPFEFASPEEVRRYFDREHGAFELLREDVPSDSPSAVCTYVFRKSGRP from the coding sequence ATGAGCCGTTTCGATTTTGGAAGGAACTGGGACACCTTCTTAGCGCATCTCGACGAGGAACGAATCGAACGGGCCACGCGGGAACTCCGGTCGCGGTTCGGGACGGAAACGCTCGACGGCGAGACGTTTCTCGACTTCGGATGCGGTAGCGGTCTCTTCTCGCTCGCGGCCCACCGCCTCGGCGCGGACCGCATCGTCAGTCTGGATTACGACGCCGATTCCGTCGATTGCTGTAGACGACTGCGGGCGAACGTGGACGCCGACGACTGGGACGTGAGGCGCGCGGACCTCCTCGACACCGACGAGATACGGGCGTTGGACGAGTTCGATTACGTCTACTGTTGGGGCGTCGCCCACCACACCGGCGACATGTGGCGCGCCATCGACAATCTCACCCGACTCGTCGCCGACGGCGGAACGCTCTGTCTCGGTCTCTACCAGCGACGGGATTCCGGTCTGTGGAACTCTCACCGGGCACGTCGGCTCAAACGCTTCTACAATGACGCTCCCGCTCCCGTTCGGACGCTTCTCGTCTTGGGGTGGGGAAGTGCCGTCCTCGCGTATCGGACCGTGAGACTCGGGGAGAACCCGGTCCGACACGTCCGGGAGTACGAGGAGAATCGAGGGATGAGTTTCTGGACGGATGTCAGAGATTGGGTGGGCGGCTACCCATTCGAGTTCGCGTCTCCCGAGGAAGTTCGGCGATATTTCGACCGCGAACACGGCGCGTTCGAGTTGCTTCGGGAGGACGTTCCGTCCGACTCGCCGTCGGCGGTCTGTACCTACGTGTTTCGGAAATCCGGTCGTCCGTGA
- a CDS encoding HalOD1 output domain-containing protein, with translation MQEPESLVATAVELGNYSPNVSQAFYDAEGNQTLVQTILEALEDASECPSDELTVRLYDAVDPDALEAIFRPTRSGPPRDAGRVSFSVGRFVVDVHATGHVFVRRTN, from the coding sequence ATGCAAGAACCAGAATCGCTCGTAGCGACCGCAGTCGAACTCGGGAACTACTCGCCGAACGTCTCGCAGGCGTTCTACGATGCAGAAGGCAACCAGACGCTCGTCCAAACCATTCTGGAGGCACTGGAAGACGCTTCGGAGTGCCCGAGCGACGAACTGACCGTCCGACTCTACGACGCCGTAGACCCCGACGCGCTCGAAGCCATCTTCCGACCGACGCGTAGCGGACCGCCGCGAGACGCTGGTCGGGTCTCGTTCTCCGTCGGGAGGTTCGTGGTAGACGTTCACGCCACCGGACACGTCTTCGTCCGGCGGACGAACTGA
- a CDS encoding DUF7561 family protein: protein MAKDTCDGCGEQVTIAGGIANLWTLESDSTGGMTLEFDSDGTEHFLCFECMERLPDDPSATDVEALSES, encoded by the coding sequence ATGGCCAAAGACACCTGCGACGGGTGTGGCGAGCAGGTGACAATCGCGGGCGGCATCGCCAACCTCTGGACGCTCGAAAGCGATTCGACCGGCGGGATGACGCTGGAGTTCGACAGCGACGGCACCGAACACTTCCTCTGTTTCGAGTGCATGGAACGTCTCCCCGACGACCCGAGCGCGACGGATGTCGAGGCCCTGTCGGAGTCGTAG
- a CDS encoding mechanosensitive ion channel family protein codes for MVAWPRQILSVLEGVSQTEMQLVASALLVTAGVAATRLLAPLAVRLVHETLTEAVVRGQVERAVELVAENVPWRVPAWLFVRALQAVVLGFTGLALLAVWGQFGLLLTLFGLFQESIPVLVQIGLTAVLVLGAYVGTDVLENWLVRFTEQSDRLTKHQEEISIRVLQLVIFTAVGLVVLSIWNVDLSGLLVGAGFLGIVVGMAARQTLGSLIAGFVLMFSRPFEIGDWVEIDDYEGIVTDITITNTRVENFDGEFVIIPNDKVGDSTVINRTKKGRIRLRLDVGIDYDADVETAIDIAEDAMNDVESVMVVPTPDAYPKRFGDSAVVLELRFWIDKPSARRKTKAIAAVVREVKAAYDREGIKIPYPQRELAGREETQGFRVHRDRTPDERREPAETRSRVNPE; via the coding sequence ATGGTCGCGTGGCCGCGACAGATACTGTCCGTTCTCGAAGGCGTCTCGCAGACCGAGATGCAACTGGTCGCCAGCGCCCTGCTCGTCACCGCGGGCGTCGCGGCGACCCGACTACTCGCGCCGTTGGCGGTCCGCTTGGTCCACGAGACGCTGACCGAGGCGGTCGTGCGCGGGCAGGTCGAACGCGCCGTCGAACTCGTCGCCGAGAACGTCCCGTGGCGGGTTCCGGCGTGGCTGTTCGTCCGGGCGTTGCAGGCCGTCGTTCTCGGGTTCACGGGACTAGCGTTGCTCGCCGTCTGGGGACAGTTCGGACTTCTGTTGACGCTCTTCGGACTGTTTCAGGAGTCCATTCCGGTGTTGGTGCAGATAGGACTCACCGCGGTACTCGTCCTCGGCGCGTACGTCGGCACCGACGTTCTCGAAAACTGGCTCGTCCGGTTCACCGAGCAGTCCGACCGCCTGACCAAACACCAAGAGGAGATTTCGATTCGCGTCCTCCAGTTGGTTATTTTCACGGCGGTCGGACTCGTCGTGTTGTCCATCTGGAACGTGGACCTCAGCGGTCTGCTGGTCGGGGCCGGGTTCCTCGGCATCGTCGTCGGTATGGCGGCCCGCCAGACGCTCGGGTCGCTCATCGCCGGATTCGTGTTGATGTTCTCCCGGCCCTTCGAAATCGGCGACTGGGTGGAAATCGACGACTACGAGGGTATCGTCACCGACATCACGATAACCAACACCCGCGTCGAGAACTTCGACGGCGAGTTCGTCATCATCCCGAACGACAAGGTGGGCGACAGCACGGTCATCAACCGGACGAAGAAGGGGCGCATCCGACTCCGCCTCGACGTGGGTATCGACTACGACGCCGATGTCGAGACGGCAATCGACATCGCCGAGGACGCCATGAACGATGTCGAGTCGGTGATGGTCGTCCCGACGCCCGACGCCTACCCCAAGCGGTTCGGCGACTCGGCCGTCGTCCTCGAACTCCGGTTCTGGATAGACAAACCGAGCGCCAGACGCAAGACGAAGGCCATCGCCGCCGTCGTCCGGGAGGTCAAAGCGGCCTACGACCGCGAGGGAATCAAGATTCCCTACCCCCAGCGCGAACTCGCGGGCCGCGAGGAGACGCAGGGTTTCCGCGTCCACCGCGACCGAACGCCCGACGAGCGGCGAGAACCGGCCGAAACTCGCTCGCGCGTCAATCCCGAGTAG
- a CDS encoding class I SAM-dependent methyltransferase, translating to MASSDDPHLAAVVRKSESEATIAALRDEGVYDATRKVREYDETTVSLPVTDPPQETPVLKVVEQVSPERRLRDLESHLRERGWSDEEIERAPGSWAVVGSVVLVTFGDEDDPEEGGIDREEVGEALLSLHGEADTVLAHEGVSGDHREPSVSVVAGAGDTETVHTEHGTRYALDLAEVMFSPGNKAERARMGEVVEPGERVFDMFAGIGYFTLPMARAGADVTAAERNPAAFRFLVENAMLNDVSDRVSAFRADCRDVEVSPEVDRVVMGYYEASEPRSEDSRTSPDASYDYLEAALAVLTSGGVVHMHEATPEKLLWERPVSRLREAAADAGRDVEILDRRKVKSHSEGVWHVVVDAEVE from the coding sequence ATGGCGAGTAGCGACGACCCCCACCTCGCGGCGGTCGTTCGCAAGTCCGAGAGCGAGGCGACCATCGCGGCGTTGCGCGACGAGGGGGTCTACGACGCGACCCGGAAGGTCCGGGAGTACGACGAGACGACCGTCTCGCTTCCCGTCACTGACCCGCCCCAAGAGACGCCGGTGCTGAAGGTGGTCGAGCAGGTGAGTCCCGAGCGCAGACTGCGGGATCTCGAATCGCACCTCCGCGAGCGCGGGTGGTCCGACGAGGAAATCGAGCGTGCGCCGGGTTCGTGGGCCGTCGTCGGGAGCGTCGTCCTCGTCACCTTCGGCGACGAGGACGACCCCGAGGAAGGAGGCATCGACCGCGAGGAAGTCGGCGAGGCCCTGCTCTCGCTCCACGGCGAGGCAGACACCGTGCTGGCCCACGAGGGCGTCTCGGGCGACCACCGCGAACCCTCGGTGTCGGTCGTCGCGGGCGCGGGCGACACCGAGACGGTCCACACCGAACACGGCACGCGCTACGCGCTCGACCTCGCGGAAGTCATGTTCTCGCCGGGCAACAAGGCCGAGCGCGCTCGGATGGGCGAGGTTGTCGAACCCGGCGAGCGTGTCTTCGACATGTTCGCCGGAATCGGCTACTTCACCCTGCCGATGGCACGCGCCGGGGCCGACGTGACCGCGGCCGAGCGCAACCCCGCGGCGTTTCGCTTCCTCGTCGAGAACGCGATGCTCAACGACGTGTCCGACCGGGTGTCGGCGTTCCGCGCCGACTGCCGGGACGTGGAAGTCTCGCCCGAGGTGGACCGCGTGGTGATGGGATACTACGAGGCCTCCGAACCGCGTTCGGAGGACAGTCGGACTTCGCCCGACGCTTCCTACGACTACCTTGAGGCGGCGCTCGCGGTGCTGACCTCGGGTGGCGTCGTTCATATGCACGAGGCGACGCCCGAGAAGTTGCTCTGGGAGCGGCCGGTCTCGCGCCTGCGCGAGGCGGCCGCGGACGCCGGGCGCGACGTGGAGATTCTCGACCGACGAAAAGTCAAGAGCCACAGCGAGGGCGTCTGGCACGTCGTCGTGGACGCCGAAGTCGAGTAG
- a CDS encoding 60S ribosomal export protein NMD3, which yields MTTEAREFCPNCGDALEVDPAERTPLPDTAEQGSASNRPAADDAAGKRGKEQKLCDSCYFDRFDLVDAPDRIEVLVCARCGAVHRGNRWVDVDARDYTDIAIEEVSQSLGVHLDAYDVSWQVDPEQVDQNTIRMHCHFSGIVRETFVEEEVVVPVKISRQTCQRCGRIAGDYYASTVQVRARDRDPTGEEVERAEAIAHEIVAEMEETGDRDAFVTEVSETDEGVNIKVSTTNIGKKIAAKVVEEFGGSYSDSETLVTEDEDGEEVYRVTYAVRLPPYAPGEIIDPEDDDGPVLVRSVRGNLKGTRLTTGEDYEARFEEGDAPEARRLGSLEDAEETTLVAVEDERAVQVLDPETYRTKTIARPDYMDPDAESVPVLKSRAGLHVVPEQDGE from the coding sequence ATGACTACCGAAGCCCGCGAGTTCTGTCCGAACTGCGGGGACGCACTCGAAGTGGACCCCGCCGAGCGCACGCCCCTCCCCGACACCGCGGAGCAAGGCTCCGCGAGCAATCGGCCTGCGGCCGATGACGCCGCAGGAAAGCGCGGCAAGGAGCAGAAGCTCTGCGATTCGTGTTACTTCGACCGATTCGACCTCGTGGACGCGCCCGACCGCATCGAGGTGCTGGTGTGTGCGCGGTGCGGGGCGGTCCACCGCGGCAATCGCTGGGTGGACGTGGACGCCCGCGACTACACCGACATCGCCATCGAGGAGGTCAGCCAGTCGCTCGGCGTCCACCTCGACGCCTACGACGTGTCGTGGCAGGTGGACCCCGAGCAGGTCGACCAGAACACCATCCGGATGCACTGTCACTTCTCGGGCATCGTGCGCGAGACGTTCGTCGAGGAAGAGGTCGTGGTGCCGGTCAAAATCTCGCGCCAGACCTGCCAGCGATGCGGACGCATCGCCGGGGACTACTACGCCAGCACGGTGCAGGTCCGGGCTCGGGACCGCGACCCGACCGGCGAGGAGGTCGAACGCGCCGAGGCCATCGCACACGAAATCGTCGCCGAGATGGAGGAGACCGGCGACCGGGACGCCTTCGTGACCGAGGTGAGCGAGACCGACGAGGGCGTGAACATCAAGGTCTCGACCACCAACATCGGCAAGAAGATAGCCGCCAAGGTGGTCGAGGAGTTCGGCGGGAGTTACTCCGACTCCGAGACGCTCGTGACCGAGGACGAGGACGGCGAGGAGGTCTATCGCGTGACCTACGCCGTGCGCCTGCCGCCGTACGCGCCCGGCGAGATTATCGACCCCGAGGACGACGACGGCCCGGTGCTGGTCCGAAGCGTCCGCGGCAACCTGAAGGGGACGCGACTCACGACTGGCGAGGACTACGAGGCCCGATTCGAGGAGGGTGACGCGCCCGAGGCCCGGCGACTCGGGAGTCTCGAAGACGCCGAGGAGACGACGCTGGTGGCGGTCGAAGACGAACGAGCGGTCCAAGTGCTGGACCCCGAGACCTACCGGACGAAGACCATCGCGCGCCCCGACTACATGGACCCCGACGCCGAGTCGGTGCCGGTGCTGAAGAGTCGCGCGGGTCTCCACGTCGTGCCGGAGCAAGATGGCGAGTAG
- a CDS encoding NAD-dependent epimerase/dehydratase family protein, whose amino-acid sequence MSQQVVVTGGLGRSGRWIADHLADEGWRVVCVDQTHPGWEIDARAGVDFRAADLTNRGEALDLLADLNPDAVVHWAALPSPTRHAGGRVFETNVMAAYNVLVGAGRADARVAWASSESAYGFPFAEEKRLPDRLPIREATALEPEDPYGTSKVVGEEVAKMVTRRYEVPVASIRPSWIQYPGEYECVEAREDLANGAGNFWSYVDVRDVASLVAAALEADFSGHEAFHAAAADNYLAEPIEDALREFFGELPDDCNVSGDDSALSVGKADEVLDWEPDHSWREARDEEVEGPELVRS is encoded by the coding sequence ATGTCACAGCAAGTCGTCGTCACCGGCGGACTCGGACGCTCCGGTCGTTGGATAGCCGACCACCTCGCCGACGAGGGGTGGCGAGTCGTCTGCGTGGACCAGACCCACCCCGGTTGGGAAATCGACGCCCGCGCGGGCGTCGATTTCCGCGCCGCGGACCTGACGAACCGCGGGGAGGCGCTGGACCTCTTGGCCGACCTGAACCCCGACGCCGTGGTCCACTGGGCCGCCCTGCCGTCGCCGACGCGCCACGCCGGGGGCCGGGTCTTCGAGACGAACGTGATGGCGGCGTACAACGTCCTCGTGGGCGCGGGACGAGCGGACGCGCGCGTCGCGTGGGCCTCCAGCGAGAGCGCATACGGTTTTCCGTTCGCCGAGGAGAAGCGCCTGCCCGACCGACTGCCGATTCGGGAGGCGACCGCGCTCGAACCCGAGGACCCCTACGGCACGTCGAAAGTCGTCGGCGAGGAAGTCGCCAAGATGGTTACCCGGCGGTACGAGGTACCCGTCGCCTCGATTCGGCCCTCGTGGATTCAGTACCCCGGCGAGTACGAGTGCGTCGAGGCCCGAGAGGACCTCGCCAACGGAGCGGGCAACTTCTGGTCCTACGTGGATGTGCGCGACGTGGCGTCCCTCGTCGCCGCCGCTCTCGAAGCCGACTTCTCGGGCCACGAGGCGTTCCACGCCGCCGCCGCGGACAACTATCTGGCGGAACCCATCGAGGACGCTCTCCGGGAGTTCTTCGGCGAACTCCCCGACGACTGCAACGTCTCGGGCGACGACTCGGCGCTCTCGGTTGGGAAGGCCGACGAGGTGCTGGACTGGGAACCAGACCACTCGTGGCGGGAGGCCAGAGACGAGGAAGTCGAAGGGCCGGAGTTAGTGAGAAGTTGA
- a CDS encoding CPBP family intramembrane glutamic endopeptidase, protein MSHQSASPARRVGVATGLTVLGVVLSVLLSIPALAVSLNTLAQFTVALVLSELGFVAAAVVFLRTTDRGLDYLRVRVPDLRALGFVVAGTVALFVYRLVAILGAQAVGLPLAGNSVTQLAEQGVLDTLLLLVPLSILVVGPAEELLFRGVIQSYLDGAFSRAPAVVLTSVLFALVHLPTTWVATPDPLAVGVTLAILFGLSILLGYLYVWTDNLVVPILVHGLYDALLFGLAYLVLSSDAVPEGASMVA, encoded by the coding sequence ATGTCTCACCAGTCCGCGAGTCCGGCGCGGCGCGTCGGGGTCGCCACCGGACTCACCGTCCTCGGCGTCGTTCTCAGCGTCCTGCTGTCGATTCCTGCGCTCGCGGTGTCGCTGAACACGCTCGCGCAGTTCACGGTCGCGCTCGTCCTCTCGGAACTGGGGTTCGTCGCGGCCGCAGTCGTCTTCCTGCGGACGACCGACCGCGGACTCGACTACCTCCGCGTCCGCGTCCCGGACCTCCGCGCTCTCGGGTTCGTCGTCGCCGGGACCGTCGCACTGTTCGTCTACCGCCTCGTCGCCATTCTCGGCGCGCAGGCCGTCGGCCTTCCGCTGGCGGGTAACTCGGTCACGCAACTCGCCGAGCAGGGCGTGCTGGACACCCTGCTCTTGCTGGTTCCGCTCTCCATCCTCGTGGTCGGTCCTGCCGAGGAGTTGCTCTTCCGCGGCGTCATCCAGTCGTACCTCGACGGCGCGTTCTCGCGCGCGCCCGCCGTCGTCCTCACGAGCGTCCTGTTCGCGCTGGTTCACCTGCCGACGACGTGGGTCGCCACGCCCGACCCACTCGCGGTCGGCGTGACGCTGGCGATTCTGTTCGGTCTCTCGATTCTGCTCGGCTACCTCTACGTCTGGACCGACAATCTGGTCGTCCCGATTCTGGTCCACGGTCTCTACGACGCTCTCCTGTTCGGACTCGCGTATCTGGTGCTGTCGTCGGACGCGGTTCCGGAGGGTGCCTCGATGGTGGCGTGA
- the htpX gene encoding zinc metalloprotease HtpX — protein MKWKADWGLRGRMALTMFLLFALYIVFIGVLSQFTNLLVLVLVMGSFSLGQFFFSDKLTLWSMGAKEVSEDEYPELHRTLGRLSQQADLPKPKVAVMDSKVPNAFATGRSQKNAAVAVTTGLMRTLDKDELEGVLAHELAHVKNRDMMVMTIASFLSTIAFLVVRWGWWFGGGDDDSPQVWVAIVASLVVWIVSFLLIRALSRYREFAADRGGATITGKPSALASALMTIDGDMSKVPKKDIREQSEMNAFFIIPIKGDFIGKVFSTHPSTEKRVERLRELEREM, from the coding sequence ATGAAGTGGAAAGCAGACTGGGGACTTCGCGGCCGGATGGCCTTGACGATGTTCCTGCTGTTCGCGCTGTACATCGTCTTCATCGGCGTTCTCTCGCAGTTCACGAATCTGCTCGTGTTGGTGTTGGTGATGGGGTCGTTCTCGCTGGGTCAGTTCTTCTTCAGCGACAAACTGACCCTCTGGAGCATGGGAGCCAAAGAGGTCAGCGAAGACGAGTATCCCGAACTCCACAGGACGCTCGGTCGCCTCTCACAGCAGGCTGACCTGCCGAAACCGAAGGTCGCAGTCATGGATAGCAAGGTTCCGAACGCGTTCGCAACCGGGCGCTCCCAGAAAAACGCCGCCGTCGCGGTGACGACCGGTCTGATGCGGACCCTCGACAAAGACGAGTTGGAGGGCGTCCTCGCTCACGAACTCGCCCACGTCAAGAACCGCGACATGATGGTGATGACCATCGCGTCGTTCCTCTCTACCATCGCGTTCCTCGTGGTCCGGTGGGGTTGGTGGTTCGGCGGCGGCGACGACGACAGTCCGCAAGTCTGGGTCGCCATCGTCGCCTCGCTGGTGGTCTGGATAGTCAGCTTTCTGCTCATCCGGGCGCTTAGCCGCTACCGCGAGTTCGCGGCCGACCGCGGCGGCGCGACCATCACCGGCAAACCCTCGGCGCTCGCCTCCGCGTTGATGACCATCGACGGGGACATGAGCAAGGTGCCCAAGAAAGACATCCGCGAGCAGTCCGAGATGAACGCCTTCTTCATCATCCCCATCAAGGGCGACTTCATCGGGAAAGTGTTCAGCACCCACCCGAGTACGGAGAAGCGCGTCGAGCGACTCCGCGAACTCGAACGCGAGATGTAG
- a CDS encoding S8 family serine peptidase, producing MSEDNVSRRQFLELTGAGAIALTAGAGTASAKPSELQAQAKSHVASETDAEVDDLVIDNESVVTFGASGETYYDAKLFDTANNESHRAALDANGDAIDLAAAAERDRETYRQKYGKLTPELHETVRTADADEKIDVAVWVTIDRAAAEQAVESQGYASEDERRSLLSDERKRRSADQAARLESALDGMQGVEVTEVGEYVPRVGAKATPAAVQRIENVSGVWGVFERDPRNGGDGLGSASETHGSYSQRNGDYDATGEKVGVFEWSGIPDTNNINRAKVYGSPSTTDHGNVTANCAASTSDSMPGMASEASVYTAAEPYNSFDTKLGWFADQGVSAVNCSFYWYDSDSYINSEDVTIGQFIYDHYLPVVTISGNYRTTDYETYDVATPGRGFNTITVGAINDKDTGSDLTDDDIWTNSCYEDPTSKNGDLYKPEVSAVGENIDTAGGYSGWYGTSFAAPHVSGLVTLLSKFAGTGDPTPNGYPEYAKAVTLAAAGHDASTFDKEGVGTIQAPDAESIVKNGQYVTDTFAQSNSIQSYDASLDSADSEVRVALAWLTNPQTNNLVDNASAHPDVDLDLYVYDPYGTRVDYSTSYDSGWEHVSFDPSYTGTYTFEVQKANWEDSDDSAREMALAWYRG from the coding sequence ATGTCTGAAGATAACGTTAGCAGACGACAGTTCCTCGAACTGACTGGTGCCGGAGCTATCGCCCTAACCGCGGGTGCCGGAACTGCGTCTGCTAAGCCGAGCGAGTTGCAAGCGCAAGCGAAATCCCACGTCGCCTCGGAAACCGACGCCGAGGTAGACGACCTCGTTATCGACAACGAATCGGTCGTCACCTTCGGTGCAAGCGGCGAGACCTACTACGACGCGAAACTGTTCGACACCGCGAACAACGAGAGTCACCGCGCCGCCCTCGACGCGAACGGCGACGCAATCGACCTCGCGGCCGCCGCCGAGCGTGACCGCGAAACCTATCGGCAGAAGTACGGAAAGCTGACCCCCGAACTCCACGAGACGGTTCGGACCGCCGACGCCGACGAGAAAATCGACGTGGCGGTGTGGGTCACTATCGACCGCGCCGCCGCCGAGCAAGCCGTCGAATCGCAGGGCTACGCCAGTGAGGACGAACGGCGCTCTCTCCTCTCGGACGAACGAAAGCGACGGTCGGCCGACCAAGCCGCCCGCCTCGAATCCGCCCTCGACGGCATGCAGGGCGTCGAAGTCACCGAGGTCGGCGAGTACGTCCCGCGGGTCGGCGCGAAGGCGACCCCCGCCGCAGTCCAGCGCATCGAGAACGTCAGCGGCGTCTGGGGCGTCTTCGAGCGCGACCCCCGAAACGGCGGCGACGGTCTCGGTTCCGCCAGCGAGACGCACGGTTCCTACAGTCAGCGCAACGGCGACTACGACGCGACCGGCGAGAAGGTCGGCGTCTTCGAGTGGAGCGGTATCCCCGACACCAACAACATCAACCGCGCGAAGGTGTACGGCAGTCCCTCCACGACCGACCACGGCAACGTCACGGCCAACTGCGCGGCTTCGACTTCCGACAGCATGCCCGGCATGGCGTCGGAAGCCAGCGTCTACACCGCTGCAGAGCCGTACAACAGCTTCGACACAAAACTCGGCTGGTTCGCCGACCAAGGCGTCTCGGCGGTCAACTGTAGCTTCTACTGGTACGACTCTGACAGCTACATCAACAGCGAGGACGTGACCATCGGTCAGTTCATCTACGACCACTACCTCCCGGTCGTCACCATCTCGGGCAACTACCGGACGACCGACTACGAGACCTACGACGTGGCGACGCCGGGTCGCGGGTTCAACACCATCACGGTCGGTGCCATCAACGACAAGGACACCGGGTCGGACCTGACCGACGACGACATCTGGACGAACTCCTGTTACGAGGACCCGACTTCGAAGAACGGCGACCTCTACAAGCCCGAAGTGTCGGCGGTCGGCGAGAACATCGACACCGCGGGCGGGTACTCGGGTTGGTACGGGACGAGTTTCGCCGCGCCCCACGTCTCGGGTCTCGTCACCCTCCTCTCGAAGTTCGCGGGGACCGGCGACCCGACGCCGAACGGCTACCCAGAGTACGCCAAGGCGGTCACGCTCGCCGCCGCGGGCCACGACGCCAGCACGTTCGACAAGGAGGGCGTCGGCACGATTCAGGCACCCGACGCCGAGAGCATCGTCAAGAACGGTCAGTACGTGACCGACACGTTCGCCCAGAGCAACAGCATCCAGAGCTACGACGCCTCGCTCGACAGCGCCGACAGCGAGGTCCGCGTGGCGCTGGCGTGGCTGACCAACCCGCAGACGAACAACCTCGTGGACAACGCCTCCGCCCACCCCGACGTGGACCTAGACCTCTACGTCTACGACCCCTACGGCACCCGCGTCGATTACTCGACCTCCTACGACTCCGGGTGGGAACACGTCAGCTTCGACCCCTCCTACACCGGCACCTACACCTTCGAGGTTCAGAAGGCAAACTGGGAGGACAGCGACGACAGCGCCCGAGAGATGGCGCTGGCGTGGTACCGCGGATAG
- the pspAB gene encoding PspA-associated protein PspAB — protein MGLFDGLREVLGIRAEADATRKADPEDLFGMSTAYVTMEAELGYAAVGEAALCFSEVDSADFSDAVEEVHEILEVGAEETGTETEAHTDDYGYSWVILRDSDFEDLVTSLNFAADTLMERGYGSRLLAALFAFERDGQKAYWVYSFRRGAYYPLVPKGTDDRDSSAEFKLESNLDGELDLEENKEYWYALLPDSPGKHPWD, from the coding sequence ATGGGACTGTTCGACGGACTGCGAGAGGTACTGGGCATCCGCGCCGAGGCCGACGCGACCCGGAAGGCCGACCCCGAGGACCTGTTCGGCATGAGTACCGCCTACGTCACGATGGAGGCCGAACTGGGCTACGCCGCGGTCGGCGAGGCCGCGCTCTGCTTCTCGGAAGTGGACAGCGCCGACTTCTCCGACGCTGTGGAAGAAGTCCACGAGATTCTGGAAGTCGGCGCGGAGGAGACCGGTACCGAGACCGAGGCCCACACCGACGACTACGGCTACTCGTGGGTGATTCTGCGGGATTCGGACTTCGAGGACCTCGTGACCAGCCTCAACTTCGCCGCCGACACCTTGATGGAACGGGGCTACGGGTCCAGACTGCTCGCGGCGCTCTTCGCCTTCGAACGCGACGGCCAGAAGGCCTACTGGGTCTACTCGTTCCGGCGCGGAGCGTACTACCCCCTCGTGCCGAAGGGGACCGACGACCGGGATTCCAGCGCCGAGTTCAAACTCGAGAGCAACCTCGATGGCGAACTAGACCTCGAAGAGAACAAGGAGTACTGGTACGCGCTCTTGCCCGACTCGCCCGGCAAACATCCGTGGGACTGA